Proteins found in one Fusarium keratoplasticum isolate Fu6.1 chromosome 12, whole genome shotgun sequence genomic segment:
- a CDS encoding MFS domain-containing protein, which yields MAPSAATEGPSLSLRERFLYFTPMIAFITIYMALCAFNFGFDVGNFAGVQAMQPFAKRFGKYNDDKDLYALPSYLSSIMTSTPFFGKLVGAITCGSVSERWGRKMAIFILACISLVGVTLQTAAFSAAQFTVGRVVNFAMTGFCIVVVPIYQAECSPKELRGLMNSTIQMVIIFGQTVASLVNLGTKGIPGDASWRIPVGLQFVVPVILLALLPFIPESPRWLLSKDRPDEAFESLQRLRGKLTENDIRVEMAEIQADQANASKGSWSEVFDSHNRLRTIIAIIAMFGQQITGQAFVNQYSAIFYQQNGFVKQAFLFTVLANVAGVIGTAGTWFVVDSFGRRPILLTGGFLMGAFLYIVAIVSTVPDPTYAARQMMVASMCLFSAMYCVSWGPLSYVVLGEVTSARVKEKTSLIACSISILTTFVTSFTLPYLLNSDYAGLGGKVGFIYGSICFVMTVVAFLFVPEMKDRTLEEVDKLFEMKVPLRKFKQTRIEVLDPDVKDAVLHGGDAKGASVHHSEA from the exons ATGGCTCCTAGTGCTGCAACAGAAGGGCCAAGTCTCTCCCTGAGAGAGCGGTTCCTCTATTTTACCCCGATGATTGcattcatcaccat TTACATGGCTCTGTGTGCCTTCAACTTTGGCTTTGATGTTGGTAACTTTGCAGGCGTCCAGGCCATGCAGC CTTTTGCCAAGAGATTCGGAAAATACAACGACGACAAAGACCTCTACGCATTGCCGAGTTATCTCTCATCTATCATGACGTCGACTCCCTTCTTCGGCAAGCTCGTCGGAGCCATCACCTGTGGTTCAGTCTCTGAGCGCTGGGGAAGAAAGATGGCCATCTTCATTCTCGCGTGCATCTCGCTCGTAGGCGTTACTCTACAAACAGCAGCTTTTTCAGCGGCTCAGTTCACGGTTGGGAGGGTCGTCAACTTTGCTATGACGGGATTCTGCATCGTTGTTGTCCCTATTTACCAGGCAGAGTGCTCCCCGAAAGAGCTTCGCGGATTGATGAACTCGACTATCCAGATGGTCATCATCTTTGGGCAGACGGTTGCTTCGCTCGTCAATTTGGGGACCAAGGGCATTCCAGGCGATGCATCTTGGCGCATCCCTGTCGGTCTTCAGTTTGTCGTGCCGGTTATCCTGCTCGCTCTCTTGCCATTCATCCCCGAATCACCTCGCTGGCTTCTATCAAAAGACCGTCCCGACGAGGCATTCGAGTCCCTCCAACGTTTGCGAGGCAAATTGACAGAGAACGACATCAGGGttgagatggccgagatccAAGCAGACCAGGCCAATGCTAGCAAGGGTAGTTGGAGCGAAGTGTTTGACAGCCACAACAGGCTCCGAACAATTattgccatcatcgccatgttTGGACAGCAGATTACTGGCCAGGCATTCGTCAATCAGTACTCTGCCATTTTCTACCAGCAAAACGGATTTGTTAAACAGGCCTTCCTGTTTACTGTCTTGGCTAATGTGGCCGGTGTCATTGGCACTGCTGGCACCTGGTTTGTTGTTGACAGCTTTGGACGACG GCCTATTCTGTTGACGGGAGGCTTCTTGATGGGCGCATTCCTATACATCGTCGCCATTGTATCCACAGTTCCTGATCCCACGTATGCTGCCAGACAGATGATGGTGGCGTCTATGTGTCTGTTCAGTGCCATGTACTGCGTTTCATGGGGTCCTCT GTCCTACGTTGTCTTGGGCGAAGTCACCTCAGCTCGCGTCAAAGAAAAGACCAGCCTGATCGCCTGTagcatctccatcctcactACTTTTGTCACATCTTTCACTCTACCCTACCTGCTTAACAGCGACTATGCAGGTCTAGGCGGCAAGGTTGGATTCATTTACGGCTCGATCTGCTTCGTCATGACGGTTGTTGCTTTCTTGTTTGTccccgagatgaaggatcGCActctggaggaggtggacAAGCTCTTTGAGATGAAGGTGCCGCTTAGGAAGTTTAAGCAGACTCGAATTGAGGTGCTTGACCCGGATGTCAAGGATGCAGTGCTGCATGGAGGGGATGCTAAGGGTGCTAGTGTGCACCACAGTGAGGCCTAA
- a CDS encoding Sulfatase domain-containing protein translates to MAKTRPNFLVIVADDLGFSDCGCFGSEIQTPNIDALAAEANGIRFTNYHVAAACSPTRSMLMTGTDHHIAGLGELAEFTRSSVAHQGQPGHEGYLNERVVALPELLKDGGYHTMMAGKWHLGLKPQHHPIARGFVRSFALLPGCANHYGYEPQYEDPDNEPHKFFETATRALHVEDDKFVEKLPDDFYSSDAYGNKIIEYLSSRTEEEKQKPFFAYLPFSAPHWPLQAPKEIADKYKGQYSDGPQALRLKRLQRLKDMGLVDQDVQPHPVVQCPGEPGQWEDMPKDVQEKSARAMEVYAGMVDRMDWNIGRVLEYLRLTGEYDNTFILFMSDNGAEGASYEALPILGDDVVAHIAKYYNNELDNIGRGDSFVWYGSQWAQAATAPSRLFKQYSTEGGCRVPLVIRPPPKRSDTASAVTNAYCTVMDIVPTFLELAGLKHPGTSYKGREIAPLRGKSWQHFISALESKAPSSTDEDFMIHGEEYVTGFEISGSGALRKGHYKLVFVPAPRGPQKWELFNVKEDPGETKDLREAEPERFDEMMKLWEEYKKDVGVIGVAGEYPEAILGRTVPIKDELHQSTLPDKLHLKTLAESYFNHVHPLRNLGFIHKPSFMKAIDQDTTVAEYGEAVVYLAMVLYAEYGLRIGDNAFVYMLVGSCTRMSRLLRLDTEDPQGESNPLSPQQLTKRESIRRLMWSCYILDSFVGAGVDGNLSWAASVPPLPLVCSEKDFLYQEKSSPVYAEVDKWVPMLRTTSLGGNICRVIYFRTQVLRQDRQKPTACSKCANEKASRHIRNYDIQNTSQLAPCDESSTFLQLLSLLAAWYEKLPDFLVFNDINIYIHKEQHTLGPYFFLHLAYHACVFDLTRVTLPGYSFPLSAAFFQVSEEFTLKYRHEAWYHACCVSKLLETGLKCSTETLDDHFTSTAAFESTKIQVIYLTTMANGSSRLYNEGMANINTNLRVLTVAHPYPDMPNLSALVPFLHRFGFSDIAMYWQPFQNTVLIAPSQSAEDSSEVVGPVETAFLNQIATFRLARREITDEERRTGTCTPWSFSSAPPSPRPERPRLAQTLGPPSQPFEESGLHMLALAGQSQSEAVASQLLPIMMPGPESAVDATQGLPLDQQQYFRMAEEISDYMTWDIALASQFDFPMEDFFSTPRQME, encoded by the exons ATGGCGAAGACACGTCCCAACTttctcgtcatcgtcgccgacGACCTCGGCTTCAGCGACTGTGGATGCTTTGGATCCGAGATCCAGACTCCCAACATCGACGCCCTGGCAGCAGAAGCCAACGGTATCCGCTTCACAAACTATCATGTAGCGGCGGCTTGCTCTCCCACGCGTTCAATGCTGATGACCGGCACGGATCATCACATTGCGGGATTGGGAGAGCTTGCAGAGTTTACGCGGAGCTCTGTTGCCCATCAGGGACAGCCGGGACATGAGGGGTACCTGAATGAGCGTGTGGTTGCTCTTCCCGAGCTCCTTAAGGATGGCGGCTATCACACGATGATGGCTGGAAAGTGGCATCTCGGATTGAAGCCCCAGCATCATCCAATTGCTCGCGGGTTTGTTCGCTCCTTTGCCCTGCTCCCAGGCTGTGCGAATCATTACG GTTACGAGCCCCAGTATGAAGATCCCGACAACGAGCCGCACAAATTCTTCGAGACGGCCACCCGAGCGCTGCatgtcgaggacgacaagTTTGTTGAGAAGTTGCCAGACGACTTCTACTCCTCAGATGCCTATGGCAACAAGATAATTGAATACCTCTCATCGCGAaccgaagaagagaagcaaaagCCATTCTTTGCATACCTGCCATTCTCTGCGCCCCATTGGCCTCTTCAGGCTCCAAAGGAGATAGCCGACAAGTACAAGG GCCAATATTCGGACGGACCGCAGGCTTTGAGACTCAAGCGACTCCAGCGATTAAAGGACATGGGTCTCGTAGACCAAGACGTCCAACCTCATCCCGTGGTTCAGTGCCCAGGCGAACCCGGCCAGTGGGAAGACATGCCCAAAGATGTGCAGGAGAAATCAGCCCGCGCAATGGAAGTCTACGCTGGCATGGTCGATCGAATGGACTGGAATATCGGTAGAGTTCTTGAGTACCTGAGATTGACCGGAGAGTATGATAACACCTTCATTCTCTTCATGTCTGACAACGGAGCTGAGGGCGCCTCGTACGAGGCTCTGCCAATCCTCGGAGACGACGTTGTCGCTCACATCGCCAAGTATTACAACAACGAATTAGATAACATTGGCCGAGGCGATTCTTTTGTGTGGTACGGCTCCCAGTGGGCACAGGCTGCCACcgctccatctcggctgtTCAAGCAGTACTCTACCGAGGGAGGCTGCCGAGTGCCGCTGGTGATCCGGCCCCCACCTAAGCGATCAGACACAGCTTCAGCCGTCACCAACGCCTACTGCACAGTCATGGACATTGTTCCCACATTCCTCGAGCTCGCTGGCCTGAAACACCCGGGCACGAGCTACAAAGGGAGGGAGATTGCACCGCTTCGAGGCAAGAGCTGGCAGCATTTCATCTCAGCCCTTGAGTCGAAAGCCCCCAGCTCTACCGACGAGGACTTTATGATTCACGGGGAAGAATACGTGACGGGCTTTGAGATCAGCGGGTCAGGCGCCTTAAGAAAAGGCCACTACAAACTGGTCTTTGTCCCAGCTCCCCGAGGACCCCAAAAGTGGGAACTCTTCAATGTCAAGGAGGACCCAGGTGAGACCAAGGACTTGAGGGAAGCGGAGCCAGAGCGGTTcgatgagatgatgaagctctgGGAGGAGTACAAGAAGGATGTGGGTGTGATTGGTGTGGCGGGAGAGTACCCTGAGGCTATCCTCGGCAGAACTGTTCCCATTAAGGATGA GCTCCATCAGTCGACTCTTCCTGATAAACTCCATCTTAAGACACTCGCCGAATCCTACTTTAACCACGTCCATCCCCTTCGAAACCTTGGATTTATCCACAAACCCTCGTTCATGAAGGCCATCGACCAGGATACGACTGTGGCTGAATATGGGGAGGCTGTGGTGTATCTT GCTATGGTGCTGTACGCTGAATACGGGCTTAGAATCGGCGATAATGCGTTTGTGTACATGCTTGTTGGAAGCTGCACTCGCATGAGCCGGCTATTACGACTCGACACTGAAGATCCCCAAGGGGAGTCAAATCCCCTTTCACCGCAGCAGTTGACAAAAAGAGAGTCAATAAGAAGACTCATGTGGTCTTGCTATATCCTCGACTCATTTGTGGGCGCCGGCGTCGACGGAAACCTAAGCTGGGCCGCAAGCGTGCCACCTCTGCCCCTTGTTTGTTCAGAAAAGGACTTTCTGTATCAAGAAAAGTCAAGTCCAGTATATGCTGAGGTCGACAAATGGGTACCTATGCTCCGTACCACTAGCTTGGGGGGCAATATCTGCAGAGTCATCTACTTCAGGACCCAGGTTCTCCGGCAAGACCGACAAAAACCCACCGCTTGCAGCAAGTGTGCTAACGAGAAGGCATCTAGGCACATACGTAATTACGACATACAAAATACCTCACAGCTAGCCCCATGCGACGAAAGCTCGACTTTTCTACAGCTCTTAAGTCTACTTGCAGCTTGGTATGAGAAACTACCTGACTTTCTGGTCTTCAACGACATCAACATCTACATTCACAAGGAGCAACACACCCTTGGGCCATACTTCTTCCTTCACCTTGCCTATCATGCATGCGTGTTTGATCTTACAAGAGTTACGCTCCCCGGCTATAGCTTCCCCCTATCTGCTGCGTTCTTCCAGGTTTCCGAGGAGTTCACTCTCAAGTATCGTCACGAGGCTTGGTACCATGCTTGCTGCGTCTCAAAGCTGCTAGAAACGGGGCTGAAGTGCAGTACTGAAACCTTGGATGATCATTTCACATCAACTGCGGCGTTTGAGTCCACGAAGATTCAAGTCATATATCTTACTACTATGGCAAACGGGTCTTCGAGACTCTACAACGAAGGCATGGCCAACATAAACACCAATCTCAGAGTCCTCACCGTAGCCCATCCTTATCCAGACATGCCCAAC CTCTCAGCACTCGTCCCGTTTTTGCATCGGTTCGGCTTCTCAGATATCGCGATGTACTGGCAGCCCTTCCAGAACACCGTCCTGATCGCCCCGTCGCAATCGGCAGAAGATAGCTCCGAAGTAGTTGGTCCTGTGGAGACGGCGTTCCTCAACCAGATCGCAACGTTTCGTCTCGCCCGTCGAGAAATCACAGACGAAGAGAGGAGGACAGGCACATGCACACCCTGGAGTTTCTCGTCAGCTCCGCCTAGTCCTCGACCCGAACGACCCAGACTCGCACAAACTCTGGGACCTCCCTCGCAGCCGTTTGAAGAATCAGGTCTTCACATGCTCGCGCTTGCTGGCCAGTCCCAGAGCGAGGCTGTGGCAAGCCAACTGCTTCCTATCATGATGCCTGGGCCGGAATCAGCCGTGGATGCAACGCAGGGTCTGCCTTTAGACCAACAGCAGTATTTCCGCATGGCAGAGGAGATCAGCGACTACATGACGTGGGATATTGCTCTAGCTTCTCAGTTTGACTTTCCGATGGAAGACTTCTTCTCGACTCCACGGCAGATGGAATGA
- a CDS encoding Dihydroorotate dehydrogenase, producing MPVRLTIDPPLLNSATPWATDLDDLIALAACPSTGAVTTRTSLIKSFDHQDANHRYLFFDPATAKPNEGTSSNQVPPAGHTENATASLNSLGYSPIPLEGYIKFLKEIGDRLPTMKKTFIVSVTGSPEDILASYELLASTSKVLSFPLAMEVNLSCPNIPGAPPPAYHGAALEKYLSRLPKNPAMPIGIKTPPYTYEGQFTSLIETLAPSASSISFITATNTLGSCLILERDGENNLTPQLPNLGVGGMAGPPLHALALGNVSTLRRFLNQTEELKHIAIIGVGGVRDGDGFRRMRAVGASAVAVGTALGKQGVKVFERIESDIDRNWKL from the coding sequence ATGCCTGTTCGTCTGACTATCGACCCTCCGTTGCTAAACTCAGCGACGCCATGGGCTACagaccttgatgatctcaTTGCCCTAGCCGCTTGCCCATCAACAGGTGCTGTCACGACAAGGACGTCTCTTATCAAAAGTTTCGACCACCAGGATGCTAACCATCGATATCTTTTCTTTGACCCTGCTACGGCAAAGCCAAACGAGGGAACTTCCTCGAACCAAGTTCCCCCTGCAGGCCACACAGAGAATGCAACAGCCAGTCTAAACAGTCTTGGTTACAGTCCAATCCCTTTGGAAGGATACATCAAGTTTCTTAAGGAAATTGGCGACCGGCTtccgacgatgaagaagactTTCATTGTAAGCGTCACGGGCTCACCCGAAGATATTCTGGCTTCCTATGAGCTGCTTGCGTCCACTTCAAAAGTCCTGTCTTTCCCTCTGGCAATGGAAGTCAACTTGAGCTGCCCAAACATCCCTGGCGCCCCACCACCTGCGTATCACGGCGCAGCTCTTGAGAAATATCTTTCCAGACTGCCCAAGAACCCTGCAATGCCAATTGGAATCAAAACACCACCCTACACGTACGAGGGTCAGTTCACCTCCTTGATTGAAACGCTCGCACCGTCAGCGTCTTCTATCAGCTTCATTACCGCGACAAACACTCTCGGATCTTGCCTCATCCTCGAACGAGATGGTGAAAACAACCTGACGCCCCAGCTGCCAAACCTTGGTGTCGGCGGCATGGCTGGTCCACCGTTACacgctctcgctctcggaAACGTGTCAACCTTACGGAGGTTCCTTAATCAAACCGAAGAATTGAAACATATTGCCATTATCGGAGTTGGTGGGGTtcgtgatggtgatggctttcGGAGGATGAGAGCGGTCGGTGCAAGCGCGGTGGCCGTAGGCACTGCTTTGGGCAAACAGGGTGTCAAGGTTTTCGAGAGGATCGAAAGCGATATTGACCGGAATTGGAAGCTTTGA
- a CDS encoding Apple domain-containing protein, with the protein MRSSQYLTALAGLLLSGASATVLPRDSEPYCSIINARPSKLACSKQGYINDDSGKIGDPQNIPRVTQCADLCAKTPSCTFFNFRPESGFCQLFSGNFASVGHREEASGSYFSQLECYQCTNADTLFNLDFEDRDVEKWGLDMEKEGDFYFDIQQPDSWALRVLEVADQGVVKVKYLPTFHLEPGSSYRITFLAKSNKKDIEPFDLIRTVIYRGDQTIYEAFPEYPAQYIGGWHQFYTRFTVREGQGGEASFMFKIYSSGSELDWYFDGLALQKV; encoded by the exons ATGCGATCATCTCAATACCTCACAGCCCTCgccggcctcctcctctctggAGCCAGCGCGACCGTCCTCCCTCGTGACTCTGAGCCCTACTGCTCCATCATTAACGCCCGCCCAAGCAAGCTGGCTTGCTCAAAGCAAGGCTACATCAACGACGACTCTGGAAAGATTGGCGATCCTCAAAACATCCCTCGAGTAACCCAATGTGCCGATCTTTGCGCCAAGACTCCTTCATgcaccttcttcaactttcGACCCGAATCCGGCTTTTGCCAGCTCTTTTCTGGAAACTTTGCTTCTGTCGGCCACCGTGAAGAGGCTAGCGGTAGCTACTTTTCTCAGCTTGAATGCTATCAGTGTACCAACG CCGACACCCTCTTCAACTTGGACTTTGAGGACCGGGATGTCGAAAAGTGGGGTCTAGATATGGAAAAGGAGGGGGACTTTTACTTCGACATCCAACAGCCAGACTCTTGGGCCCTTCGCGTCCTGGAAGTCGCCGATCAAGGCGTAGTCAAGGTCAAGTACTTGCCCACATTCCACCTCGAGCCTGGCTCCTCCTATCGGATCACCTTCCTGGCCAAGtccaacaagaaggacaTTGAGCCTTTCGACTTGATCCGCACCGTCATCTACCGCGGCGATCAGACTATCTATGAGGCTTTCCCTGAGTATCCGGCCCAGTACATTGGGGGATGGCATCAGTTCTACACCAGGTTCACTGTGCGTGAGGGCCAGGGCGGCGAGGCTTCGTTCATGTTCAAGATTTATTCGAGTGGTTCTGAGCTCGATTGGTACTTTGATGGTCTTGCCTTGCAAAAGGTTTaa